A segment of the Acidobacteriota bacterium genome:
AGGAGGGCAAGGGCAAGAGGAGCGGACCGTTTCGGCATGCGCCGAGTCTATCGGTCCGCGCCCCGTCCGGCCCGCCTCAGCTCGTCAGGCCGTCGCGCTTCTTGAGGATCTCGTCGAGGAACCAGCGGTTCTTCTGGTGCACCTGGACGAGGCGCGTGTAGAGGTCGGCCGTGCCGATGTCTCCGGCGTCGGTCGCGGTCTCGGCGTCCGCGTGCATCTCCTCGATGACGACGTCGAGCGTCGCGCGGGCCTCGGCCAGCATCTTCTCCATCGAGAGCAGGCCCTTCGAGCCCTTCACGGTCGCCGCGGGCAGGTAGTCGGCCGGATCGCCGATCGGCGCGCCGCCGATCATGATCGCGCGCTCGGCGAGCTCGTCGATCGAGGCGTACGTCTGGGTCGCCTGCTCGTCGAGAAGCAGGTGGATGTCGCGGAACAGCGGCCCGTAGCTGAGCCAGTGATACTTCTTGTAGTTGAGGTACGCGACGAGGGCGTTCGCCTGCTGGCGCTGAAGCGTCGTGACGACGGCGGCGGGGTGGCCCTTCTTCTTGTTTTTCTTGTCTTTCTTGGCCAAGGGGGTGTCCTCCGATCTCTAATTTAGACTAAGTCTAAAGAATGTCAAGTCGCTGGATGCTACATTCCCGCCCCCGACAGGGCAGACAGGAACCCAATGGCCGAACAGTACATCTTCACGATGCAGAACCTGCGGAAGGTGGTTCCGCCCCAGCGCGAGATCCTCCGCGGCATTTACCTCTCGTTCTTCCCGGGCGCCAAGATCGGCATCCTCGGGCTGAACGGCGCCGGCAAGTCGACCGTCCTGCGCATCATGGCGGGCATCGACACGGAGTTCACGGGCGAGGCGTTCCCGGCCGAGGGGACGCGGATCGGCTTCCTGTCGCAGGACCCGCAGCTCGACCCGAAGAAGACCGTTCTCGAGAACGTCGAGGAAGGCGTCGCGACGGTCAAAAAGCTGCTCGCGCGGTTCGACGAGCTGGGCGAGAAGATGGGCGAGAGCCTGCCCGACGCCGAGATGGAAAAGGTCATGGCCGAGTACGGGAAGGTGCAGGACGCAATCGAGGCCGCGAACGGCTGGGACCTGGACCGCACGCTCGAGGCCGCGATGGACGCGCTTCGCTGCCCGCCCCCCGACGCGGACGTCACGAAGATCTCGGGCGGCGAGCGGCGGCGAGTCGCGCTCTGCCGTCTCCTCCTTCAGAAGAACGACATGCTCCTTCTCGACGAGCCCACGAACCATCTCGACGCCGAGTCCGTCGCGTGGCTCGAGCAGTTCCTCAAGGAGTTTCCGGGCACCGTCGTCGCCGTCACGCACGACCGCTACTTCCTCGACAACGTCGCGGGCTGGATCCTCGAGCTGGACCGCGGCGCCGGCATCCCGTGGAAGGGCAACTACTCCTCGTGGCTCGAGCAGAAGGAAGCCCGGCTCGAGATCGAGGAGAAGACCGAGAGCGCCCGCCAGCGGTCGCTCAAGCGCGAGCTCGAGTGGGTGCGCATGGCCCCGCGCGCGCGGCAGGCCAAGAGCAAGGCGCGCCTGCAGGCGTACGAGCAGCTCGTCTCCGAGAGCGGCATCGAGGCGCGCGGCGAGACGAACGAGATCTACATTCCCCCGGGCCCGCGCCTCGGCGACGTCGTCGTGCGGGCCGAGGGCGTGAAGAAGTCCTTCGGCGACAAGCTCCTCTTCGACGACCTGAGCTTCGACCTGCCGAAGGGCGGCATCGTGGGGATCATCGGGCCGAACGGCGCCGGCAAGACGACGCTCTTCAAGATGATCATGGGCCTCGAGAAGCCGGACGGCGGGAA
Coding sequences within it:
- the ettA gene encoding energy-dependent translational throttle protein EttA encodes the protein MAEQYIFTMQNLRKVVPPQREILRGIYLSFFPGAKIGILGLNGAGKSTVLRIMAGIDTEFTGEAFPAEGTRIGFLSQDPQLDPKKTVLENVEEGVATVKKLLARFDELGEKMGESLPDAEMEKVMAEYGKVQDAIEAANGWDLDRTLEAAMDALRCPPPDADVTKISGGERRRVALCRLLLQKNDMLLLDEPTNHLDAESVAWLEQFLKEFPGTVVAVTHDRYFLDNVAGWILELDRGAGIPWKGNYSSWLEQKEARLEIEEKTESARQRSLKRELEWVRMAPRARQAKSKARLQAYEQLVSESGIEARGETNEIYIPPGPRLGDVVVRAEGVKKSFGDKLLFDDLSFDLPKGGIVGIIGPNGAGKTTLFKMIMGLEKPDGGKLQVGETVVASYVDQNREKPDAKKTVHDELSEGNDLVMLGKREMPSRAFCAMYNFKGADQQKLVANLSGGEMNRLHLARTLKRGGNLLLLDEPTNDLDVDTLRALEEALLSFGGCAVVISHDRWFLDRVATHMLAFESDSKTVWYEGNYQDYEADRHKRLGAEADRPHRIKYRKIGG
- a CDS encoding DNA starvation/stationary phase protection protein; translation: MAKKDKKNKKKGHPAAVVTTLQRQQANALVAYLNYKKYHWLSYGPLFRDIHLLLDEQATQTYASIDELAERAIMIGGAPIGDPADYLPAATVKGSKGLLSMEKMLAEARATLDVVIEEMHADAETATDAGDIGTADLYTRLVQVHQKNRWFLDEILKKRDGLTS